A region from the Gemmatimonadota bacterium genome encodes:
- a CDS encoding protein kinase, producing MTTRLAAALADRYRIARELGQGGMATVHLAEDLKHKRQVAIKVLKPELAAVIGADRFLTEIRTTANLQHPHILPLHDSGSVDGTVFYVMPFIAGESLRDRLEREQQLPVADAVRIASQVASALDYAHRQGVIHRDIKPENILLHDGSALVADFGIALAAAQTAGGRRMTETGMSLGTPTYMSPEQAMGERTLDARTDVYALGCVLYEMLAGEPPFTGPSAQAIVARVMTEAPRGLGVQRSTVPANVEAAVSTALSKLPADRFPTAAAFASALSDPAFGRVAAGAGHPASSAWTPRRLTAIAVVAAVAVVAGVLLGRATVRSAAGSTDIVVSALVPPEGEDFSDRRSFGALSPDGQRFAFVSLSMKGERYLWIRDLAAFQAERIEGTLGASAPFWSPDGRSIAFFANGFLQRLDLENGTKNALCPPLTQGPERGVPTISS from the coding sequence GGCCGAGGACCTCAAGCACAAACGGCAGGTCGCGATCAAGGTGCTCAAGCCCGAACTCGCCGCTGTGATCGGGGCCGATCGCTTTCTCACGGAGATCCGTACCACCGCGAATCTGCAGCACCCGCACATCCTGCCGCTGCACGACTCGGGCAGCGTCGACGGCACGGTGTTCTACGTGATGCCGTTCATCGCCGGCGAATCGCTCCGCGACCGCCTCGAGCGCGAACAGCAACTCCCCGTCGCCGACGCGGTCCGCATCGCAAGCCAGGTAGCGAGCGCGCTCGACTACGCGCATCGCCAGGGCGTGATCCACCGGGATATCAAGCCCGAAAACATCCTGCTGCACGACGGCAGCGCGCTCGTGGCCGATTTCGGCATCGCGCTTGCCGCCGCCCAGACGGCTGGCGGCCGACGCATGACGGAGACGGGGATGTCGTTGGGCACGCCCACCTACATGAGCCCCGAGCAGGCGATGGGCGAACGCACGCTCGATGCGCGCACCGACGTGTACGCGTTAGGCTGCGTGTTGTACGAGATGCTTGCCGGCGAGCCGCCGTTCACGGGCCCCTCGGCGCAAGCGATCGTGGCGCGGGTGATGACGGAAGCACCGCGGGGGCTCGGAGTGCAGCGCAGTACGGTGCCCGCCAACGTGGAGGCGGCGGTGTCGACCGCGCTGTCCAAGCTGCCGGCGGATCGATTCCCGACAGCCGCGGCTTTCGCTTCGGCGCTCAGCGACCCGGCGTTTGGGCGCGTGGCAGCCGGCGCAGGCCACCCGGCGTCGTCGGCCTGGACACCGCGTCGCCTCACGGCGATCGCTGTCGTTGCAGCCGTGGCGGTCGTGGCGGGAGTACTGCTGGGGCGGGCGACGGTGCGCTCGGCGGCGGGTTCGACCGACATCGTGGTGTCGGCGCTCGTGCCTCCGGAAGGCGAGGACTTCAGCGACCGTCGTTCGTTTGGTGCGTTATCCCCCGATGGGCAGCGCTTCGCGTTCGTCTCCCTCTCCATGAAGGGCGAGCGTTATCTGTGGATTCGTGATCTCGCCGCGTTCCAGGCCGAGCGGATCGAGGGGACGCTCGGCGCGAGTGCGCCCTTCTGGTCGCCGGACGGTCGATCCATCGCCTTCTTCGCCAATGGTTTCCTTCAACGCCTCGACCTGGAGAACGGGACGAAAAACGCGCTGTGTCCGCCTCTGACGCAAGGTCCGGAGCGTGGGGTGCCGACAATCTCATCGTGA
- a CDS encoding PD40 domain-containing protein, whose translation MDRRGTVLDTVRQRGAYTHSVANRRRWVAMAAGFDLWLHDLDRGTSTPVLTNDMGQFAFDPIWSPDDASLSFGSCSYGKVDELPKGIHRVPVDECRRVTDWTKDGRYLIIELGGRQALTATVAAWDVDKKESVGLFEISGILADARVSPDGRWIAYMSSETGVPEVYVRRFLASGRAIRLTSGGARSPRWRADGREFYYQTSDGLIMAVPVPPSGDIAAAVAAPFFLAPAYARLMLADRGTSFDVTPDGQQFVLRMDGSGNHAVLMQNWAARLEGGTSPSAKR comes from the coding sequence GTGGACCGCCGGGGCACGGTGCTCGATACCGTGCGCCAGCGCGGCGCATATACCCACAGCGTAGCAAACAGACGTCGCTGGGTCGCGATGGCGGCCGGCTTCGACCTGTGGCTCCACGATCTCGACCGCGGCACGTCGACACCCGTTCTCACCAACGACATGGGGCAATTCGCGTTCGACCCGATTTGGTCGCCCGACGACGCGTCGCTCTCCTTCGGTTCCTGCAGCTACGGGAAAGTGGACGAACTCCCCAAGGGAATCCATCGCGTGCCGGTCGACGAGTGCCGACGGGTGACCGATTGGACGAAGGATGGGCGATACCTGATCATCGAACTGGGGGGGCGCCAGGCGTTAACAGCGACCGTTGCCGCCTGGGATGTCGACAAGAAGGAGAGCGTCGGACTCTTCGAGATTTCGGGGATCCTCGCGGACGCTCGGGTCTCGCCTGATGGCCGCTGGATCGCCTACATGAGCTCAGAGACCGGAGTGCCGGAGGTCTATGTACGCCGGTTCCTTGCGAGCGGCCGGGCGATCCGGCTCACCAGTGGCGGCGCGCGGTCGCCGAGGTGGCGCGCCGATGGGCGCGAGTTCTACTACCAGACCTCCGACGGTCTCATCATGGCCGTACCCGTGCCGCCGAGCGGCGACATCGCAGCGGCGGTCGCCGCGCCCTTTTTCCTGGCGCCAGCGTACGCGCGCCTGATGCTCGCGGACCGTGGCACATCCTTCGACGTGACGCCTGACGGTCAGCAGTTCGTGCTGCGCATGGACGGGTCGGGCAACCACGCCGTGCTGATGCAGAACTGGGCGGCGCGGCTTGAAGGCGGCACCTCGCCGAGCGCCAAGCGATGA